One window of the Sediminispirochaeta bajacaliforniensis DSM 16054 genome contains the following:
- the gspG gene encoding type II secretion system major pseudopilin GspG, whose product MKKKNTTWEEGWTFVETLIVIAIVLILTSSVGFMAFKYIDKAKVVTAKTQIENLSLALNSYFFDNKGFPSQDQGLDALWKKTNIAPVPEEWNGPYLEKEVPLDPWGNPFEYTVPGPNGLPFGIRSFGADGLEGGEALDKDITSWGN is encoded by the coding sequence AAAAACACAACGTGGGAAGAAGGGTGGACCTTTGTCGAAACCTTGATCGTCATTGCAATTGTCCTGATTTTGACAAGTTCGGTAGGATTTATGGCATTCAAATACATAGATAAAGCCAAGGTCGTAACGGCAAAAACTCAAATAGAAAACCTTTCCCTTGCCCTCAATTCCTATTTCTTCGATAACAAAGGGTTTCCAAGTCAGGATCAAGGCCTTGATGCCTTATGGAAGAAAACAAACATAGCGCCGGTGCCCGAAGAGTGGAATGGTCCATACCTCGAAAAAGAGGTTCCGCTCGACCCATGGGGCAATCCCTTCGAATACACGGTTCCCGGTCCCAATGGGCTGCCATTTGGAATTCGCTCCTTCGGGGCCGACGGCCTTGAGGGGGGAGAGGCCCTGGACAAGGACATCACCTCCTGGGGGAATTAA